TTAAATCTCGTTATTATGAAAAAAGATTAAAAGATTTTGGAAGAAAACCAAAGTCAAACTATCACAAATTGGACATAATAGCTGATATGAATGGAAAAAAGAAAATTTTTGATTTTTCTTTTTTGATGAAACAAAGACACGATATCCCTGTAGCATGGAGACTAATTAAACGTTTAAAGTATAAAAATGTTGTAATTGTGGCTGACAAAGGCTATTTTGATTTTGGTTTATTTGAATATTCAAAATCACGAAATAACTATTTGTTATTTCCTCCAAAAGATTTTGGAGGTAAATGTAAACATAACAATATTTTACATAGACAAATTAAAGAAAACTATCATAAATATATTGATATTTATCATAAAAGAAGTAATGTGGAAGGAGTTTTCTCTTCTTTGAAGAGAACAATCTTACATAAAATTGTGAGTAAAAACTATTCAACTAAGAAAAGAGAGATGGGATTTAAGATAGTTTTGTATAATATGCATAAGAATATTTCTTTTATTCTAAATTTTCAATTTAGATTTTTTATTCAAAAAATAAATTTTTAGATAAAAATAGATAATTAGTTGTTGTTTATACTCAATCGGATGAAGCCGGTAATCAAATAGTTTTATAAATTAAATGTTTCACATTATTAGTATGGTAAATGTAATACTATGGGTTATTATTGTAGTAGTTGTTTTATTCTCACTAATTTTAGTTGGAATGTACAACTCATTTGTAAGGCTTAGAAATCAAGTAGAAAATGCTTGGGCTCAAATTGATGTTCAATTAAAGAGAAGAACGGATTTAATTCCTAATTTAATTAATACAGTTAAAGGATATGCTAAACATGAAAAAGGGGTATTAGAAGGAGTTACAAAAGCAAGAACTGCTATGATAAATGCTGGTGGTGATGTTAAAAAAACTGCAGAAGCTGATAACATGTTAACTGGAGCACTTAAAAGCGTGTTTGCAGTTGCTGAAGCTTATCCTGACTTAAAAGCTAATACTAATTTTTTACAATTACAAGAAGAACTTGCAGGAACTGAGAATAAAGTTGCAGCATCAAGACAATATTATAATGATATGGTTATGAGTTACAATACAAAGAGAGAGAGTTTTCCTAATAATATTCTTGTAGGAATGTTTAGTTTTACTGAGAAAGACTTATTTGAAATTCCTGAAGCAGAAAAGGCAGTTCCAAAGGTTGAGTTTTAATTATTAAAAAAGAAATATTTATAATGAATATTTTGTTTATTCTTTTTATGAATTTAGAATTAAGTTTAAATAAAAAAAAATTGAATGTAGATTTTAATAAATTTTTAGAAGAATTATATGGTGAAGTTATGATATTATCTCCTTCTTTTAAAATAATAAATGTTACAAATTTATTTCTTAAAAATAATGAACTAGAATCGGAAGATGAGATTATTGGAAAATTTTGTTATGATATTAAAACTAAGAGTTCAATTTGTGTATTAAAAGAAGGAAATTGTCCTGGAAAAGATATCTTGATAACGAATGAACCAAAAAGTATTGTTCATCATTATTTAGATAATAATGAAGATAAATATAATAGAATAAGGCTTATGCCTTTATTTGACAATCAAGGAAATTTAGAGTATATAATTCATGGGACAAAAGATATTACTTCTCAAGAAATTACTAAAAGAAATAAAGATGAAATCTACAAACATTTCATAGATATATCTATTCCAACATATATTAGTAATTTGGAAGGTAAATTTTTAATCGCAAATCCTGCAACAATAGATTTGTTAGGTTATGATAGCTTAGAAGATTTGCAAAGTATCAATGCAAGAGATTTATATCAAAAACCTGAGGATAGAATTAAAATAATGAATGAATTAAAAGAAAATGGACATGTCAAAAATTCTGAACAAAGATTTAGAAAAAAAAATAGAACATATGCGAATGTTAATTTAAATTTAGTATTAGATGGAAATAAAATTAAAGGCGTTTTATATGATATTGGAGAAAATATCGTACCTATATGCCAATACTGTGAAAACATTAGAATTGGAACTCAAAAAAATCCTACTTGGGTTTCACCTATAGAATATCTTAAAGAAAATGGATTTAATTTAAGCCACGGTATATGTGAACCTTGTTTAAATGAAAAATTTGATATTAAAAAAGAAGATAAATAATAAATATGAAATCTTAATTTTTATAAAAATTAATAAAATCTTTTAAAACTTCTTTTTGATTAAATGCTAATTCAAACTTATCATCCAGTATTTCTTCAAATGTGAACCATTTAAAATCACTACTCTCTTCATCTAGTTTTATTTCTCCTTGAATTTTTCCATGAAAATAAATGGCTCTTACATGTAAGTTTTCTTTGTATTCATAATAAAAAGATTTGAGATATTGTTTTTCAATTATTTCGGAATTAGTTTCTTCTTTAATTTCTCTTTTAAGTGCTTCTTCAAATGTTTCAAAATTTTCAGTTTCTCCACCAGGGATACACCAATAACCTCCAAATTCACTATCATCATCTGCCCTTTTTAGTAAGAGAATCTCATTTTTATTATTTAATGTAATTAAATTTACAGGAGTTACAATTTTAAAATTATTCATAATTTAATATTCTAAAAAACTATTTATAATATTTATTAATCATTTATTAACAAAACTTCAGTCAAAATATAGTTTTCCGGAATGAGTTAAAATCTATAATTTTAATTAACTTTATAATTAATTAATACATTTATTTTTTATGGTTGTTAATTTACATGATGAAGTTAGATCAAATAAAAGAAAATCTATTCTTATTATTCTTATGTTTTTTGCTTTTGTAGGACTTATTGGTGGAGTTGGAGGAATTGTTATGGGACTGTATCAAACTGGAGGATTTAGTATTGGTTCATTTATTTTTGGTCTTGTTATGGCAGGAATTGTGTCATTTATTTATATTATGATTTTCTATTCGATGGGAGATAAGATGATTCTAAAAGCTACGGGCGCAATTGAAGCTAATCGGAAAACATATCCTTTTTTGTATCATACTACCGAGGCTTTAAGTTTAGCTGCAGGAATGAGAATCCCACCTAAATGTTATGTTATTAAAGATACTGCGCTCAATGCTTATGCAACTGGATTTAAACCTGAAAAGTCACATATTGTTGTAACAACTGGACTTATGGATAAATTGAACAGACAAGAACTAGAAGGAGTTTTAGCACATGAGATGTCTCATATTAAAAATCAAGATATTAAAGTTATGCTTCTTGCAGCAGGACTTGTTGGTGCAACAGTTCTTTTAGCAGATGTTATGTTTAGGCTGTTTATTTTTTCACCTCATCGTTCAGGAGGAAGCTCAGATAATAAAAATGGAGGTTTAATGATTGCAGTAATTGCTTTTTGGATTTTACTTGTAGTACTTTCACCAATTATCGGAGAGATGATTAAGCTTGCAATTTCTAGAAGAAGAGAATACCTCGCTGATGCTAGTGGAGCTCTTTTAACTAGATATCCTGAAGGTTTAGCTTCTGCTCTTGAAAAAATTAAAGGAGACCCAGACCCATTAGTTGATAATGCAAATAAAGCAACCGCTCATTTGTTTATTTCGACTCCATTTAGAAAAAAAAAGGGAATCAGTGGTCTTTTTGCAACTCATCCTCCTATTGATGATAGGATTAAAAGATTGAGAGGAAAAAATAAAAATTAAATTTATAATATCTTAAATATTCTATTTTTATATTAATATGGGAGAAATACTTAGTATGTTATATCAAGAAATTGTAACTCAAGATCAATTTAGAAATACTTATGAATCTAAAAGATACAAAAATGAGGGTTGTGAGACTTTAGATAGATATGATATTTTTCCATTAAATTATTTAAATCCTAAATCAAGGGTGCTTAATACACTTGGATTTTACTCTTATTTTTCGGGCTCAATTACTGTAGGAAATAAAATAAGAGCTAATGGTAGAATCTCTACAAATGATGAAGCTTTTGATTCATTTAGAACTTTTTGGGATGAAGAATTAGGACTTACTTTAAAAAACCAAAAAACATATTATTCTTTTGGAGTTTATGGTGGAACTTATTCTAGATTGCTTAGTTCAATGGGTTTTTATGCAAGTTCTGCTCCAAATCCATTAAGGCATGTAAAAAAAGCAGGAGTTGGAACAACACTTCCGAAATATATTAAAGATATAGTTGAAAATTATGATTCAAAAGATTTTATTATGCGACAATTTTTCAAACCATATTTAGATGATTTATTGGATGTTTTAATTAGAACTAAAGTTTCAAATAAAAAATATTCTTCTTTAAGATTAAATATGTTATCTCAACCTTCTAAAGAAAAATTAATAACAGAGAGTCAACTCATTGCAGATATTTTAAAAATAGTTTATCCTGAAGTGAATATTGAAATTGAAAATGATTTGAAAACAGGAGTTTTAATTTCAAAAGATAGAGAAGTTCATTTTGGGAATCTTTATTTTTCTCAGAATCAAATAAATACACTTCAAGAAGAAAAAAGTCCTTTAATTGAAAAATTATTTAATGAAAATCCACATAATAATGCAATTTCTAAAATTAATACTTCATTATAATTTTTTTATAATTTGAGCTTTACCTTCAACTAGAATTTCAGGTCTTTCTAATCTGTTAACGGGATTTTCGCCCCAATAAGCTCTTGCATAATCAATTTCTTCTTTTTTTGATTTTGCATAATTTGATGCTGCAGAGAATATATTTTGATCTGTCAAAAAGATTTTACCTTCACATTTTACTAGATAAATATTTTTCCTACCAGTTGTAAATTCAAGAGAAGTAGCAAGATATACAGAGTTTAATCTTGATGGCCTTTGAGGAAATTCTGCTTTTCTTACATTCTCGAACAATTCTTCTTGAACTCTAAGCCATTTAGGTCTTTTAGATAACTCTTCTAAACGATTTGCCTTTAACAAATCTCCTGAATCAAAATTAATATCTGAACTATGATAATATTTTCCTTCCATTTTAATAATTAGATAAATAATAATCTCAAGATATTTTTAAACAATTTGATTGATTTCATCAGTCAAATAGGAATAGAAATTGAAAATTTCTAACCACTTTGAGATTAATCAAATAGTTCCATTAAGTCTTCCCATTCTAATCTTTTGATGAATCCATCTTCTTTTTGAACAATGTTATCAAATAAATTTCCTTTTGCTTCTTGAAGTTTTAATATTTTTTCTTCGATTGAATTTTTTGTTATAAATTTGTATACACTTACTACCTTTTTTTGACCAATTCTGTGCGCCCTATCTTGAGCTTGTTTTTCAACCATTGGGTTCCACCAAGGATCATATAAAAATACTGAACTTGCAGAAGTTAAGTTTAATCCTACTCCTCCTGCTTTTAGTGAAATTAAAAATACTTTTATTGTATCATCATTATTGAATTTGTCAACTAATTCTTGCCTATTTTTTGTTGAACCATCTAGTCTTAAATATTCTATTCCTTCGTTCTTTAAATCTTTTTCAAATATGTCTAGCATTGAAGTAAACTGAGAAAATACTAAAACTTTCTCTCCATTATCTACAACTTCCGTTAATAATTCTAAAAATTGTTCGTGTTTACCTGAAATGTCTTTCTCATCTTCAAAACTTTTATCGACTAAAGATGGATGATTACAAATTTGTCTTAGTTTTAATAATGCAGAAAGAACTTGAATTCGTGATTTATCAAATCCTTGTTTTTGAACTAATTCATTTACTTCAAATCTTACTCTATTTAAAACTTCATTATAAATTCCAACTTGTTTATTTGTCATTTCAGAGTATGCTATTTTTTCTTGTTTATCTGGCAATTCTTTTAGAACATCCTTTTTTCTTCTTCTTAAAATAAATGGTCTTATTTTTGCTTGAAGTAGTTCAAGTGCAATCATATTATTTCTTTCAATTTTTGATACAAAATCTTTTGAAAAATCTGCTTTTGATCCTAAAAACCAAGGCATTACTAAATCAAATGTACCATATAGTTCATCAAGATTATTTTCAAGAGGAGTTCCAGTTAAAAGTAGTTTATTTTGAGTATTTATTGTTCTTACTGCTTTTGCAGATAGAGTTTTTATATTTTTCACATAATGGGCTTCATCTAAAACAGCATAGTTAAATTCGATATCTTGATATTCTTCATAATCTTTTTGAAGCATGGAGTAAGAAGTAATTACAATATCAAAATTTTTTGTTCCTTGAATTAACTTTTTTCTCTTCTCATTATCCCCATCAATTACGCAAACTTTCATCTCAGGAAAATATTTGTTTACTTCATTTTCCCAATTATAAAGAAGAGTCTTTGGACAAATTACAATATTTGTTGTTCCTTTTTCCATAGCAAGAATAGTTAGTGCTTGAATTGTTTTACCCAGTCCCATTTCATCAGCAAGGATTCCACCAAATCCATACTTTTTTAAAAAATGTAACCAGTAAACTCCTTCCTTTTGGTATTCTCTTAAAATATTGACAACTACTTCTGGAATTTCAATTGGAGTTACAGGTTTTCTTTCCCTTAATTCTTGGATTAAATCTTTATATTCTTGATTTGAAATAATTTTTTTACTGACAAAATCTTCAATAAATTTGTCAAGTTCAAGAGCGGTTTGAGTATTTCCTTGATATTTACTCTCACTCTTTTTTAAAGGCAAATATTTTAAAAATTCTAACCATTTATTAATCTCACGAATATTTGTCACATCAATTGTTGATCCATTTTTCAGTTGAACAAATTTTTTATTTTGTAACATTAATTCTTTTATGAAATCTAAATCAAAATATTCTTCACCAATTTTAAATTTTAATGTGAATTCGAATAAGTTATTTTTAGATTTTAACATTGCTTCAATATCAAATGAAACAACTCCTGTCTGTAAGTTGATTTTTTTACCTCCCTTATAATCTACTTCTATTTTTTCCTCAATTTTAGGAATTCCCCTATTAATGAAATTATCTAAATGAAAAATTGGAAGTGTTAATCTAAATGGTGCTTTAATATATCTTCTAGGACTAATTCTTGTTCCTTCAAATAAATCTTCGAATATACCATCAGATAAATTCTCATCAGCAATATATTTTATAAGTTTTCCATCTTCTTTTGCAATTTTGATTAATTTCTCTTTGCCTATCCATCCTTGTGTTTCAGCATACATATAATTTTCAATTCTAAATCTTTCATTGCCAACTTTGTATTTTAACTCAATTGCTATAAAATGAGCAGTTTTGTCTACTTCTAAAACTAAAGGGGAAATTTTTTCTTCAATATTTAAATCAGCTAAATCTTCAATACCATCTTCAATTTCAATATTGTGAGTTTTCTTTAATTTGACAAAATAAGTATCTTTTAAAGTAAAAAAACTATCAATTGTGAATATCTCTTTTTTATCAATTAGCTCTTTGTAAAATTTAATTGGTAAATCTTCTGAAAGTTTATAGATATTAAAATTATCAATAAAAAATACTTTGTCAAGTGCAAGTATGAAATCTCCTTCATTTTGTATATTTAACATGATATTATTTTCATAATTAAATGAAATTCTCATATCTAGTTTGTATTCAGAATCATTAAATTTAATCTCATTTTCTCCCATAAAAGTCTTATACTTTGTGTTTTTAAAATTGTTGAAGAATAAATCAAAATCATTTAATATTTTGTAATAAGATTGAGTTTCAGTAATTTTATGTACCACATAACCTAAAATTGTTGCTTCATCTTTAGATAAAATTTTTTCAGTATCATTTAAATTTAATAGTTCTTTAATCTCAGCACCATTTAATCTCTCAGAATTAATTTCACAATAAAAATAATGATAATCTTCTTTTTTTTTGAAATTAAAAGATAGATTTTTGTAATCATAAATTATACTACTTTTAGATTTAACATCTTGCAAAACTTTCTCATTAAAAAATTCACTCATTTTTATTAAAAATAAAACACTTGTCTATTCAACAACAAACATAAGACTATTTATAAAGTCTTGGATTGAAAATATATTAGGAACATAAATAAATTTATAAAGGGAGTCAAATTGTTTTATGTTAATGGAGACCGTAAGACCGTTAGATGTTTTAAATCGAACTAAAGGTAAAGAGATTACTGTTTTGTTAAAAAACAATCAAGTCTTTAATGGTAAATTGAAAGCGTTTGATATTCACCTTAATCTTGTTTTGTTTGAAGCAAAAGAAGTTATGGAAGATAAAACTCTAGAGATTGGCGATATGTTGATTCGAGGAGACGCAATAATTACTATAAAAAATATTTAAATATTAAAAGAAAATGGTACTGTCAAAAATTAAAGATTTTTTCGGTACCATTTTAAATCAAAAGCAATTAATAAAATAATAGGAGATTAAAAATGGTAAAAGGAACACCAACTATGGGTAAGAGGAGTACAGGAAAGTTACACCTGTCGTGTCGAAGATGTGGTAAGAAATCATATCATATGAAGAGAAGTGAGTGTGCATCTTGCGGTTATGGTAGATCAGCAAGAATGAGAAATGGTAATGTTGTTAAAAAAGCAAGATTATAAAACAAAAACTTTTTATTTAAACTAAATTCTAATCTGAAGAAATTTAGAAAAATTCTAACATGCTCAACAATTTAGGTAATAAATTCTTGGCATCGTATTAATATCTTATTAACAGAAATTATTTAAATAATATAATATAAATAATTAATTATGAAGATTGTTCTACAAAGAGTAAATTCTGCAAAGGTTATTGTAAATAATGTAATTGTTGGAGAAATTGATAAAGGAATTTTAGTTTTTCTAGGCATATCGAAAGATTTTAATGAGAAAAAATTTGATTGGATGATAGATAAAATATTAAAACTCAGATTATGGGCATCTGAAGATAAGGGTGCAGTCACTCAAAATATTCGTTCGGGACCTTTTTTAGAGGAAAAACCTCCTAAAAAAGGTTTTGATTTATCTGTTAAAGATATTTCTGGAGAAATACTTGTAATCTCACAATTTACTCTATTTGGAGATTGTACGAAAGGTACTAAACCTAATTTTGTTAAAGCCTGTGAATCTGAAATTGCTAAGGAGATTTATAATAAATTTATTTTAAGATTAAATGAGATTTCAGGACTTAAAATTGAGAGCGGAACCTTTGGTGCAAAAATGACCCTAAATTCCCAAAATGACGGCCCTGTAACTATTATCTTGGAAAAATGAGTTAAATCAGAGGTTTTATTTTATCTTTATTTTTTTTAATATATTTTTTTAATATTTTTAAATCTTCAATTTTTATTTTGCCAATTAGTAGGTCATTTATATCATGAAATCTTACAAATCGTTTAATTTTCAAGTATCCTGAAAAATATACATAATCTTTTGTAAATCCACCCGGTTTTGAAGTATCAGAGATATTTCTTTTTGCCCTAAAAGTTATTGCAAATGCATCTTCTCTTTTGAATCCATAATATCTTAATAACTGATATAAATCATAGAAACCTATTTTTAAAGCATAAAATGAACCAATTACTCTTCCAGCATAAATATACATCTGAGCTTTTGAACTAACACCTTTTAATTCCTCAGCATATACTGCAAGGCCTTCTTCTGTTTCAATATAATTTGAAGTCCCACTCTCAAAAATTTTTATTCCAGTTTTTTTCCCATTATAGTATCTTAAATAGTGTACTCCAATTTCATGTACTTGGAGTCTTTTTACATCAAGAGAGGTTATCCTACTATTAGGATTGATTTTAATTAAATTGTAATTTGGCACTATATTTACTTTAGAAGGAATATTCTCAAATATTACTTTTAAGTTTTCATCAAATTCATTTCTAGTATATTCATTTAACCTTTGAAATACCTCTTCATGTGTTAGAGTTTTAAATTTAACTTTTTCTCTCATATAATATTTACAAAATGTTTTAGCTTTAGATAACAAATATCTTGAAGGTTTTCCCCTATATTTAATTACATAGTCCGTAGATATAGTATCTCCCCAATTCATATGACACATTATCTCAAAATATTTTGTTTTTAATCTTTCTTTATATAATTTTTTTATCCCATAAATATCATTTTTTGTAGAAATATTTAATTTTTTAAATTCATTTACTTTTTTTTTGTCAAATACTTTTTTCTCATAGATAAATTGAGGATTATAAAATTTATCATCTGCAATTGCTTTGAAAAATTTTTTCTTCTCTTCTAAAAAATTTAATGGTTTTGGAAAATTTAAATTAAAATTTGAAATAAGTGAATAATATTTGTCTTCGAAATTTCTTATTTCTTCAAAGTATTGTTTTTCTTCACCATTCATCTTATTAATTACTATCTACTATTTCTTGCATTTCACTTACTATATCTTCCATTTGAGAACAATAATCTTCTTGACTATCTGGAAAGAAACCATTCTCAGACATATCCGCAAATGTTTGATAAACTGAAGCTAATTCATTTATTGCTAAAAGTATTGCTGGTGCTCCAACGACTATTGAATCGCAAGTTCCAGATGCTGCACAAGATTTCAATTTTAGTCTTGCACCAATAGATAGTGCAGAATATGCAGTTCCTACTGGATTTGCTAGAGCATCTGCAATTAATTTTCTAAAATGCTCTAATATACTCAAAGGAGGAACTGCAAAAACTTCACCAACTATATACTTACAAGTATTATATCCTGCATCAGCCTCACAAAAAGCTGGATCAATACTATGTTTTACTGCTTCATATTTACAAACAACTGCTTCACATTTAATGTTTCGATATTCTTGAGCCTTTTCTAAAACTCCAGGAATACACATCATAACAACTGAGAGGACTAATGAGTCTTTTACATTAACAGGAGGAACTATTGAACAATCACTAGCAATTTCTGCTTTAGATGCAGTTGGGTCTCCCTCTGCTGCATAAGATAATTCCATTGGCATGATGAATAATAGACTCATTGTAAAGAAGAGCATTACAAAGTTTTTGATTAAATTTTTATTTTCCATTTTTATTTATTAGCTCCCTCATCATCTGCAATACATATTGAATTACTCCACTCATCTAAAAATTCTCCATTAAGCAGTTGCCCTGTTGTTGATTCTTCGAATCCTGAAGAATCCCAGAAATCTCCTAAAAGACCGCCATTAGCACAAGTTACAAAA
This portion of the Candidatus Woesearchaeota archaeon genome encodes:
- a CDS encoding transposase, whose product is NHKGNKQFTTAQRLSAVLLYFRSQKSLVIFCGEFEESQWPKYLEFKYPLRKSTLNDWVKSFDLKFIKRLLDETNSGEKPELLGIDGTGIDTHFKSRYYEKRLKDFGRKPKSNYHKLDIIADMNGKKKIFDFSFLMKQRHDIPVAWRLIKRLKYKNVVIVADKGYFDFGLFEYSKSRNNYLLFPPKDFGGKCKHNNILHRQIKENYHKYIDIYHKRSNVEGVFSSLKRTILHKIVSKNYSTKKREMGFKIVLYNMHKNISFILNFQFRFFIQKINF
- a CDS encoding LemA family protein — protein: MVNVILWVIIVVVVLFSLILVGMYNSFVRLRNQVENAWAQIDVQLKRRTDLIPNLINTVKGYAKHEKGVLEGVTKARTAMINAGGDVKKTAEADNMLTGALKSVFAVAEAYPDLKANTNFLQLQEELAGTENKVAASRQYYNDMVMSYNTKRESFPNNILVGMFSFTEKDLFEIPEAEKAVPKVEF
- a CDS encoding PAS domain-containing protein, with the protein product MNLELSLNKKKLNVDFNKFLEELYGEVMILSPSFKIINVTNLFLKNNELESEDEIIGKFCYDIKTKSSICVLKEGNCPGKDILITNEPKSIVHHYLDNNEDKYNRIRLMPLFDNQGNLEYIIHGTKDITSQEITKRNKDEIYKHFIDISIPTYISNLEGKFLIANPATIDLLGYDSLEDLQSINARDLYQKPEDRIKIMNELKENGHVKNSEQRFRKKNRTYANVNLNLVLDGNKIKGVLYDIGENIVPICQYCENIRIGTQKNPTWVSPIEYLKENGFNLSHGICEPCLNEKFDIKKEDK
- a CDS encoding NUDIX hydrolase, producing the protein MNNFKIVTPVNLITLNNKNEILLLKRADDDSEFGGYWCIPGGETENFETFEEALKREIKEETNSEIIEKQYLKSFYYEYKENLHVRAIYFHGKIQGEIKLDEESSDFKWFTFEEILDDKFELAFNQKEVLKDFINFYKN
- a CDS encoding M48 family metallopeptidase; amino-acid sequence: MVVNLHDEVRSNKRKSILIILMFFAFVGLIGGVGGIVMGLYQTGGFSIGSFIFGLVMAGIVSFIYIMIFYSMGDKMILKATGAIEANRKTYPFLYHTTEALSLAAGMRIPPKCYVIKDTALNAYATGFKPEKSHIVVTTGLMDKLNRQELEGVLAHEMSHIKNQDIKVMLLAAGLVGATVLLADVMFRLFIFSPHRSGGSSDNKNGGLMIAVIAFWILLVVLSPIIGEMIKLAISRRREYLADASGALLTRYPEGLASALEKIKGDPDPLVDNANKATAHLFISTPFRKKKGISGLFATHPPIDDRIKRLRGKNKN
- a CDS encoding DUF2441 domain-containing protein; this encodes MEGKYYHSSDINFDSGDLLKANRLEELSKRPKWLRVQEELFENVRKAEFPQRPSRLNSVYLATSLEFTTGRKNIYLVKCEGKIFLTDQNIFSAASNYAKSKKEEIDYARAYWGENPVNRLERPEILVEGKAQIIKKL
- a CDS encoding DEAD/DEAH box helicase encodes the protein MSEFFNEKVLQDVKSKSSIIYDYKNLSFNFKKKEDYHYFYCEINSERLNGAEIKELLNLNDTEKILSKDEATILGYVVHKITETQSYYKILNDFDLFFNNFKNTKYKTFMGENEIKFNDSEYKLDMRISFNYENNIMLNIQNEGDFILALDKVFFIDNFNIYKLSEDLPIKFYKELIDKKEIFTIDSFFTLKDTYFVKLKKTHNIEIEDGIEDLADLNIEEKISPLVLEVDKTAHFIAIELKYKVGNERFRIENYMYAETQGWIGKEKLIKIAKEDGKLIKYIADENLSDGIFEDLFEGTRISPRRYIKAPFRLTLPIFHLDNFINRGIPKIEEKIEVDYKGGKKINLQTGVVSFDIEAMLKSKNNLFEFTLKFKIGEEYFDLDFIKELMLQNKKFVQLKNGSTIDVTNIREINKWLEFLKYLPLKKSESKYQGNTQTALELDKFIEDFVSKKIISNQEYKDLIQELRERKPVTPIEIPEVVVNILREYQKEGVYWLHFLKKYGFGGILADEMGLGKTIQALTILAMEKGTTNIVICPKTLLYNWENEVNKYFPEMKVCVIDGDNEKRKKLIQGTKNFDIVITSYSMLQKDYEEYQDIEFNYAVLDEAHYVKNIKTLSAKAVRTINTQNKLLLTGTPLENNLDELYGTFDLVMPWFLGSKADFSKDFVSKIERNNMIALELLQAKIRPFILRRRKKDVLKELPDKQEKIAYSEMTNKQVGIYNEVLNRVRFEVNELVQKQGFDKSRIQVLSALLKLRQICNHPSLVDKSFEDEKDISGKHEQFLELLTEVVDNGEKVLVFSQFTSMLDIFEKDLKNEGIEYLRLDGSTKNRQELVDKFNNDDTIKVFLISLKAGGVGLNLTSASSVFLYDPWWNPMVEKQAQDRAHRIGQKKVVSVYKFITKNSIEEKILKLQEAKGNLFDNIVQKEDGFIKRLEWEDLMELFD
- a CDS encoding small nuclear ribonucleoprotein (Enables 3` processing of polyadenylated mRNAs and tRNA precursors), with the translated sequence MLMETVRPLDVLNRTKGKEITVLLKNNQVFNGKLKAFDIHLNLVLFEAKEVMEDKTLEIGDMLIRGDAIITIKNI
- a CDS encoding 50S ribosomal protein L37e — its product is MVKGTPTMGKRSTGKLHLSCRRCGKKSYHMKRSECASCGYGRSARMRNGNVVKKARL
- a CDS encoding D-aminoacyl-tRNA deacylase, which gives rise to MKIVLQRVNSAKVIVNNVIVGEIDKGILVFLGISKDFNEKKFDWMIDKILKLRLWASEDKGAVTQNIRSGPFLEEKPPKKGFDLSVKDISGEILVISQFTLFGDCTKGTKPNFVKACESEIAKEIYNKFILRLNEISGLKIESGTFGAKMTLNSQNDGPVTIILEK
- a CDS encoding DUF1704 domain-containing protein, with translation MNGEEKQYFEEIRNFEDKYYSLISNFNLNFPKPLNFLEEKKKFFKAIADDKFYNPQFIYEKKVFDKKKVNEFKKLNISTKNDIYGIKKLYKERLKTKYFEIMCHMNWGDTISTDYVIKYRGKPSRYLLSKAKTFCKYYMREKVKFKTLTHEEVFQRLNEYTRNEFDENLKVIFENIPSKVNIVPNYNLIKINPNSRITSLDVKRLQVHEIGVHYLRYYNGKKTGIKIFESGTSNYIETEEGLAVYAEELKGVSSKAQMYIYAGRVIGSFYALKIGFYDLYQLLRYYGFKREDAFAITFRAKRNISDTSKPGGFTKDYVYFSGYLKIKRFVRFHDINDLLIGKIKIEDLKILKKYIKKNKDKIKPLI